The following is a genomic window from Hymenobacter sp. APR13.
CACGAGGGCGGCCACGCCGTGCATTCGTTCCTGACCCGCAACCTGCCGCTGGGCGCCGACAAGCACCCGCCATCCGAAGTGGCCGAGCTGGCCTCCATGAGCATGGAGCTGATGAGCATGGACCACTGGGACGTGTTCTTCACCGACCCCGACGAGCTGCGCCGCGCCAAGAAAACGCACCTGGAAGGCGTGCTTGAAACCTTCCCCTGGGTGGCCACCATCGACAAGTTTCAGCACTGGATCTACGAAAACCCTACGCACACCGAAGAGCAGCGCCACCAGCAGTGGCAGCAGGTATTCGACGAGTTCAACCAGCGCACCGTGAGCTGGAAGGGCCTGGAAGGCATCAAGCCCTACCTGTGGCAGAAGCAGCTGCACCTCTACGAAGTGCCGTTCTATTACATCGAGTACGCCATGGCGCAGCTCGGGGCCATTGCCGTGTGGCGCAACTTCCGCCAGAATCCGCAGCAGGGTTTGGCGGCCTACAAGCGCGCTTTGGCGCTGGGCTACACCGCGCCCATCGGCGAGATTTATGCCGCTGCCGGCATCCGCTTCGACTTCAGCACCGAGTACCTGCGCACCCTGGCCGACTTTGTGCGCGACGAAATGGCGAAGCTGTAAATCTGCAAGGCTTCCCTTTAAAAGATCAAGGCCCCGCTTTCCAAAGAAAGCGGGGCCTTGATCTTTTAAAGGCTCATTTACCTGTCGATCAGCAATAGAAGAGAAGCTATTCAAACACAACCCCTTGAAACGTAAAAAAGCGGCCGGAAACTTCCGGTCGCCTTTTCCACAACCAACTCAACCAGCATGGCCGGGCGCAAAGCGCGCCAGCCAGCGGTTTGATCAAGGAGTCACGGTCAGGGCAATTGGTTGCATGGCCTGCTGCCTTTTTTTGCCGCGCTGCCCGCGCCCGGCGGTCTGGGCCGGCGCGGCGCGGAAGCCGCGGCTTATTCCTGCAGCTCAAACAGCGGAAGCGGGGCCAGGGTGCTATTGGCCTTCTGGCCCCGCAGCTGGCTTTCGTGCAGCTTCAGATAGTTGTTAAACTGCTTGGCCGCCCGGTCGTACTGCACGCGGTAGCCGACCACCTGCCCATCGTACTGGCCAATGGTTTCGAGCGTGTTCTGGACAGTAGTGCTGGCGCCGGGCGCCTTCGCGAGGCCACGCAAAGCCGTCAGCAGCGAGTCCTGGGCGGAATCGTAGCGGTCAATCTGGGCCGACTGCATGCTGAGCTGCTGGTAGCGCAGCGCCTTGAGGCGGTCGTTGGCGCGGCTCAGTTGTTGCAGCTGCGGCTGGCTGGCGCCGGGGGCGCGTTCCAGCTCGTTCAGAATCTGGGCGGTGGCCACCAGCTTGGCGTCGTCGCTGGCCATCATCTGCGTCCAGCGTATATCCACGGAGTCGCGCAGTACACTCAGCTGGGCTTTAGCGGCCGATGCCGAAGCCGGGTCAACAGCTTTAGGGGTGCGGTTACACGCGGTGAAGGCAGCCAGCAGCAGCGCCAGCCAAACGGTGTTTTTCATAAACAAAGAAGGGCGGTTCGGATCAGCGAAGAAAGTACGCAATGGTGGGCAAATGCCAAGCAATGATAATAGGCTCAGGATAATTTGGTGCTGTAAGCTACTGCTGGCAAGCAGGCGCAGGCGCATCAGGCTCGTGGAAACGTGCAAAAATACGACCTGAAACCCACGTGGCTATTTAGTCTACCGGCTGATAATCAGAAGATTCAACTATATAGCTGATGCGCGTTTTACACATTGGTAACGTATAAACCCCAGGCAAAGTGCCTATCTTTGATTTCAGATTAGTGACCCTTTCACCAACCTTCTTCATGAAAAAACATTACGTATTAGTGTCGGCGCTGCTGCTGGCAGCGGCTACTTCCCGCGGCCAGGGCACCGAACTGTTCCTGTCGGAATACACCGAGGGTGCTCACCAGTCGGGCATCAGCTACAACGGCGGCGTTTCCAACTCCACCGGCAACGAGCGGGCCCTGGAGATTTTCAACCCCACGTCTTCGTCGGTCAGCCTGAACGCCTACTCCATCCGGCGCTATTCCAACGGCAGCGCTACCGTAACTGAAGAAGAGAAGCTGCAGCGCACCACCGGGGCCAATACCCTGAACTCTGCTGCTGCCTTCGTGTACGCCAACGGCGAAGCAACTATTACGGCCATCGTGAGCAAAGCCAACCAGCTGGCGGCTTCCCCCGTGGCTACTGTCGGCCCCAACACGCTGGTGCGTGGCGGCGTGGCCTACCATAACGGCGACGACGCCCTGGCCCTTGTTCGCTGGACCAGCGGCACGGCTGGTGTCGGTACGCCAGTATTGGTTGACATCTTCGGCGTTATTGGCTTCCAGCCTCGGCCAGCCGGCGGTGGCACGGGCACCGGCCAATGGAGCGGCACCAATGCCGCCGACCCGCCCGTGAACGGCCAGACGACTCCGCCGCTGGTAGCCTCGGCCAACCAGTCGCTGATTCGCCGCGCTACGGTTTCGAGCGGCACGCGCGTGAATCCGGCTTCGGCCACCTACAACATTGCCGATCAGTGGCAGGCGTACAGCTACGCTTTCCCTCCCGGAGGCACTTCTGACCCGGCTGCCCAGAGCTACTCCCGCCTCGGCGAGCACAACGACTACACCGGCCCGTTCGGTACCTACGGCCCGCTGAAGGTGCTGGAGAAATTCAACAACGGCATCAGCGTGTATCCTAACCCCGCCAGCGGCACGGCGTTCGTCGAGCTGAAGGATGTGAAGGTGGGCTCCATCGTGGTGATGAACAACCTCGGCCAGTCCATTTCGGCGCAGCCACAGGGCCTGTCGACGGAGAAAATTACGCTGGATATTTCCGGCCTGAAAGCCGGTTTGTACTTCGTGCAGTTTATCTCAAAAGACGGCCAGACCAAGCTCTACAAAGAGCTGATGGTGAAGTAAATTGCTGATTCGCGCTGATTTCATTGATTGCGCTGATCTTTTTAAGAGCAACGAGGCCCACGACTTATCGTGGGCCTCGTTGTTTTATGGGCTCTTGCAAGGACGCGCTGGCGGTCTGGCCGAAATACGGGCCGCCGACTTCCTGTCGTACCTTTGCTCTTGGCGCCCATGGTAGCCGGGCCGCCGGGCATTACTTGGTGAACAGGCCAGCCAATCAGCGAAATCAACACAATCAGCGCAAATCAGCGATTCTAATGAGCGACGTAACCCCCCTTGATAAAGTAGGCGAATTCGGGTTGATTCGCCGGATTCAGGAAACCGTACACCTGCAGCAGCCCAGCACCATCCTCGGCATCGGCGACGACGCGGCCATCCTCGCGCCCCCGGCCGGGCAGGAAGTGGTTATCAGCACCGACCTGCTGGTGGAGGGTGTGCATTTTGACCTCACGTTCTGCCCCCTCAAGCACCTGGGCTACAAAGCCGTGGCCGTAAACGTATCGGACGTGGCGGCCATGAACGCCCTGCCCACCCAGATTGTGGTGGCCTTGAGCGTGCCCTCTCGCTTCTCCGTAGAAGCCGTGGAGGAACTCTACGAAGGCATCCGGCTGGCCTGCGAGGCCTACAACGTGGACGTAGTGGGCGGCGACACCACCGGCAGTCGCTCGGGCCTGACCATCGGCATCACGGCCCTGGGCTTGGCTGAAGCCGGCAAAGCCGTGCGCCGCAGCGGGGCCGGCCCCAACGACCTGCTCTGCGTGACGGGCGACCTGGGCGGGGCCTACCTGGGCCTGCAGGTGCTGGAGCGCGAAAAGCAAGCCTGGCAGGCCGACCCCGAAACCCAGCCCGAGCTCGGCAAGTACCCCTACGTGCTCCAGCGCCAGCTCCGCCCCGAAGCCCGCATGGACGTGGTGCACGAGCTGCGCGACCTGGGCGTGGTGCCCACCAGCATGATTGACATTTCCGACGGGCTGGCCTCCGAGGTGCTGCACCTGTGCGCCGCCAGCGGCACCGGGGCCCGCGTGTTCACCGAAAACCTGCCCATTGCCAACCCCACGCTGGAAGTAGCCGAGGAGTTCAACCTCGACCCCATCATGTGCATGCTCAACGGCGGCGAGGACTACGAGCTGCTCTTCACCGTGCCCTTGTCGGCCCACGACAAAATCAAGAACCACCCCGATATCACCATCATCGGCCACATGGTAGACAAGAGCGAAGGCGCGAACCTCATCACCAAAGCCGGCCAGCCCATCCCGCTGCGGGCCCAGGGGTTCAACCACTTTGATCACTGATTAGCACGGATTTTAGCAGATTTCACGGATTTTGTGGACGGCGCTGCTCTGTTGAACATGCCCCACATAACGCAAAGAGGCTTGCCGATCGGCAAGCCTCTTCTGTTTCTCAGTCGTTCACAAAATCCGTGAAATCCGCTAAAATCCGTGCTAATCCGTGATCAGTCTTCCGGGTAGGGGATGTAGACGAAGTTGGTGAACTCCTCGTCGAGCACGAACAGGCAGCAGTACTCATCGGCGTCGCGGTAGGTGTTTTGGAAGGCTTCGATGCCGTCCTGGCCCACGATGCCCTGCTGCACGAACAGCTCCAGGTAGCTGGCAAACACGTGCCACTCCAGGTTCAGCTCGTCGGCGTTGATGAGCAGGCCGCCCAGCGGCACCTCCTGACGGGCAAACACGAAGATGGGATACTTGGAAATATCCCGCTTGCGGATCTGTGAGGAAGCCTCGCTCAGCGTATCGGAAACGGTAGCAAAGTCCTTGGTGATAGTGCCGAGGTACTTGCCATTCAGTTCGGGGTCGTTGGTATAGTCCATATTTAGTAGGCTGAAGGTATTAGGCAAACAATCGAAACACCCAATCAACAAATCGTTTTGGCAAAGATTGTCCCGGCGAGATTTTTTGGTCCCAAAGACCATACTGGGAGGGAACCAGTTCTCGCAGCCTTTGCACAACTGTGGAATCCTCACAAAAGGCCGATAAGTTGGCCTCAAGTTCCTTTACATAGGAACTTGAGGCCAGTCCGTTTTGAATAAGGTACAAGTCCTGTACGCTCCTGTCGATTAAAGACCAATCTTCCTCCCTCAATATGCTGGGCTTACCTGCTTGCAAACTATGGATTCCTTCTGAGCTACGTAGCCAGTTTTCCCAGTTGCCCTTATAGCGCGCATAAATATCCAGCTTTTCGTGGGTCAGCATGGCGCTCAGGATGATAGTTACCGCAACTCCAGCAACACCACATTCTCCACATGGTGGGTGTGGGGGAACATGTCTACGGGCTGCACTTTCACTACTTTATACGCTTCGTCCAGCAACTCCAGGTCGCGGGCCTGGGTGCCGGGGTTGCAGCTGACGTACACGATGCGGGGGGCGCGCATTTCGAGGAGGCGGGCCACTACGTCGGGGTGCATGCCGGCGCGGGGCGGGTCGGTGATGACGACGTCGGGACGGCCGTGCTTCTGGATGAACTCGGCGTTGAGCACGTCCTTCATGTCGCCGGCGTAGAACTCGGTGTTGGTGGTGCCGTTGATTTCGGAGTTGATGTAGGCGTCCTTCACGGCCGATTCCACATACTCCACGCCCACTACGTGTTTCGCCTGCCGGGCCACGAAGTTGGCGATGGTGCCGGCCCCGGTGTAGAGGTCATACACCAGCTCCGAGCCGGTGAGCTGGGCGAAGTCGCGGGTGATTTTGTAGAGGTTGAAGGCCCCGTCGGAGTTGGTCTGGTAGAAGGATTTCGGGCCGACGCGGAAGCGCAGGCCTTCCATTTCCTCGTGAATGTGCGGCTCGCCCTTGTAGCACACCACCTCCAGGTCGTGGAAGGTTTCGTTGCCCTTGTCGTTGAGCACGTAGTTGAGGGAGGTGATTTGCGGGAACCGCTCGTGCAGGAAATCCAGCAGGGGAAATAGCGCGTCGTGGGCATAGTAGCACTGCAGAATCACCATCAGGTCGCCGGTGTTGGCCGTGCGGATGATGAGGTTGCGCAGGAAGCCTTCCTGGGTCACGAGGTTGTTGAAGGGCAGGTCGTGCTCCAGGGCGTAGTCGCGCACAGCCAGCCGGATCTGGTTGCTGGGGTCGGGCTGCAGCCAGCAGTGGTTGATGTCGAGAATCTTATCGAAGCGGCCGGGGGTGTGGAAGCCCAGCACGCGCCGCTCGTAGTTGTGGCCGCTGGCAATCTGCTCGTTGGTGAGCCAGCCGTTGTGGCTGAAGGTGTACTCCAGCTTGTTGCGGTAGTAGGTCTGGTCGGGGGAAGGCTGAATCGGCAGAATTTCGGGCAGGGCCACCTTGCCGATGCGCTGCAGGGTGTCGGCCACCTGCTGGTGCTTGAACTGCAGCTGGGTTTCGTAGCCCAAATGCTGCCACTTGCAGCCCCCGCAGGTGCCGAAATGCTCGCAAAACGGCTGCACGCGCAACTCCGAATACTTGTGGAAGTGCGTGGGCACGGCTTCCAGGAAGTTCTTTTTGGCCTTGGTCACGCGCAGGTCCACCACGTCGCCGGGGGCCACTTGCGTCACAAAGATGACCAGGTTCTCGCGGCGCACCAGGCATTTGCCCTCGGCCACCATGTCGGTAATTTCGACTTCGCGGAGCAGCTCCGCCGGGATGTTTTTAACGGATTTTCTCACCCGACAAAGGTAATCACGGATTACAGCGGATTTGACGGATTCATCGGATTTTGTGGACGGCGCACGTTTGGGCTCTTTGCTTTGGATGGGGCACGTTTGGGGGCTTTGCTCGTAGCCGACACCTGTTCGATTTCTTCAAGTAGACCACAAAAAAGAGGCTTGCCGCTTGGCAAGCCTCTTTTGCTTTAGCAAACCCCGAATTTGAATCGACTACAAAATCCGATAAATCCGTCAAATCCGCTGTAATCCGTGATTCTATTTCACCACGTCGAACCAGCCTTTGAAGGAGCGGCCGTCGGGCAGCTTCAGCAAGTAGTAGTAGACGCCGGCCGAGGTGGTGCTGGCGTCAAAGGTGTTGCGGTAGCTGCTGGCTTTGTAGACTTCCTTGCCCCAGCGGTTGAAGATGGCCAGCGAGTTGCCGGGGTAGAGCTCCACGTTTTTGATGATGAACTGGTCGTTGAGGTTGTCGCCGTTGGGCGTCACCACGTTGTAGAACACCAGGTCGTTGGCGAACTGCACGCAGGCCTCGTTGGACGTGGACGTGAGCGTGCCCGGGCCAACGGCTTCAATCCGGAAGCATTGGTCGAAGCCAGCGCTGCCCGTGGTGAGCTGCACGCTGGTGGCGGTGCCGGCCACGGTCTGCACCAGCTCGGCGGTGCCGTTGGCGGCCCGGCGGTAGAGTCGGTACTGCTGCACGGCAAAGCCCTGGTAGGCGTTCCAGCTCACCGTCACCTTGCCTTCGTCGCGGCCCGCACCGCCCTCTGCGGCCAGCGCCTGGGTCCGGATGGTGGTATGCTGGGTGCTGGCCAGCAGGTCGCCGCAGGCATTGGTCAGCTCCACGCGGTACTCGTAGGCGGCGGCATCGGCATCCACGCCGGTATCGATGAAGGTGGTGGCGGTGTTGGGCACGTTGCCCACGGTGGCGAAGGCCGAGGTGCTGCCCGCCACGCGGCGCAGAATCTGCACGCGGTTGGCGTTGCCGGTGTTGTTGGGCACGTTGAGCGCGAGGTTGATTTTGCGGTCATCCTGCAAATCCACCGAGGCCACGTTCAGTGCCACGGTGGCGTTGTCGGGGCGGATGGTGAAGGTGGCGGCGCAGGCGGTGCTGGTAGTTTCCGAGACGCTGAGCGTAGCGTTGGCCGCGCCGGCCGGCACGTCAACCGTTATGGTGGGCGTGCCCTGGCCGCTGGTGATGGTGCCGCCCGTTATCGTCCATTGGTACTGGCCTCCGCTGAGGGCCGCGGTGCTGTAGCGCAGGCCGGTGCGGCTGGCTGGGCAGTAGCTAGCCGGACCGGCAATAGCCAGCGGCGGCACGACCACGAAGGTTTTGGTGAACACTGGCCCGGCGCACAGGCTGGTGTTGGTTTCGCGGGCCGTGATGTTGTAGGTGCCCACGGCGGTCGGTACGCTCAGGGTGCTGGCCGTAACCGTCTGGGGCGCGCCGTTCACGGTCCAGGCGTAGGTGGAGCCGGCGGTGCCGGCCAGTGCAAACTGCGCTGCCGTCTGGCTGGCGCAGGCCCGGGCCGGGCCGCTGATGGCCAGGTTAGCGGCCGGCGACGGCAGTACCGTCACGTAAAGCGTGTCGCTCTGGCCCAGGCAGCGGCCGCCGGCCGGGTTGCTGGATTCCGTCACGACCAGCTTGGCAATGCCGGGCCGGGTGAAGTTCACCTGCACCGTGTTCTGGCTGGTGCTCAGCTGGGTGCCGCCCACAATCTGCCAGCCGTAGGTGGAGCCGTTGGTGAGCTGGGTCTGGTAGGTGAAGGGGCCATCGGCGAGGCACACACGCAGCGGACCGGTGGGCCGCTGCGTCACGAGCTGCTGATTGATGCGTACCGGGAACCGTACGGTATCCGACGAGCAGCCTTCAGCATTCAGCCGGAACGCCTGCACGCTGGCCGTGGCGGAAGCCCCGCCCCAGTTCACGGTGATGGCCGCCGTGCCCTGGCCGCTGGCAATGGTGCCGCCAGTCACAAGCCACTGGTACGCCGTGGAGCGCGGCGCCCGGATGCTGTAGGCAATGCCCTGCACCGTGGGGCACACCGAAGCCGAGCCCTGGATGCTGTCGGGCAGCGGCCGCGGGTTGACGAGGATGCGCACCGTGTCGCGGGCCACGCAGTTCTGCGCGCTGGTAGCCGTGAGGATGTAGGTGAGCGTGAGCGGCGTTTGGGTGGTGTTCACGCCCGTGAATACCGGGCGGGCCGTGGTGGCGCTGCTCAGGTTGGCGGCCGGGCTCCACTGGTAGCGGTAGCCGGTGAGGGCCGCGCTGCCCAGCGTTGTCGACTGCCGGTCGCAGAGCGTGGCGTCGGGGCCGGCGTTGGCAATGGCGGCCGGGTTGAGCGTGATGCGCACCGTGCTTTGGGCCACGCAGCCCTCAGCCGTAGTAGCCATGACCGTGTAGGTGAGCACCTGCGCCGTAGTGCCAGTGTTGGTCAGGCTGAAAGTCGGGTTGGCAGCCGTAGCGCTGCTCAGGCCGGTGGCCGGGCTCCACTGGTAGGTGTAGCCCACCAATGAGGCGGCGCCCAGCGTGGTGGTTTCGCCCGAGCATACGGCCCGGTCGGTGCCGGCCGTGGCCACGGCGGCCGGGTTGATGGTGACGCGCACCGTGTCGCGGCTCACGCAGCTGTTGGCGGTAGTGGCCGTGACGATGTAGGTGAACGTCTGCGGCGCGCTGCCGGTGTTGGTGAGCGTAACCGTCGGGTTGGCGGCGGTGGCGCTGCTCAGGCCGGTGGCCGGGCTCCACTGATAGGTGTAGCCCACGAGCGAGGCCGAGCCAATCGAAGTAGGCGTACCGGAGCACACGGCGCGGTCGGCGCCGGCATTAGCCACAGCGGCGGGATTCAGCGTGATGCGCACCGAGTCGCGGGCCACACAGCCCTGGGCCGTGGTGGCCGTTACGGTGTAGGCGAAGGTCTGCGCCGTGTTGGTGGTGTTGCTCAGCACGAAGGTGGGCTGCGCGGCGCTGGTGTTGCTCAGGCCGGTAGCGGGGCTCCACTGATAGGTGTAGCCGGCCAGGGCAGCCGTGCCAATCGACGCAGACACGCCGGAGCAGGTAGCCACATCGGTGCCGGCATTGGCCACGGCCGCCGGGTTGACGGTCACGGTGGCCTGGCGCGTAGTGGTGCAGATGCCGTCGAACGTCGATACCGTGTAAGTGGTCGTTACGGCCGGCGAGACGGTGATGGTGCTGCCCGTGAACGTCTGGCCGGTGCTGGAAGTCCACTGGTAGGTGGTGCTGCCGGTAGCCGTGAGGGAAGTGGAGCCGCCCGGGCAGATGGCGGTGGCGGTTGGCGTCACGGCCAGCGCACCGGCCGGCCGCACATCGATGATGCGCACCACCGAATCAGTAGGGCAGCCGAACGCCGATACGCCGCGCAAAACCAGGCGGCCAGCGCCGGTGCCGGTCCAGAGCACCTGCACGGTGTTGTTGGTGGCCGGGCCCTGAATGGTGCCGCCCTGCACCGTCCAGCGGTAGGAGCTGGCCGTGGGGCCGCCCGCCGTATACTGCTGGGCTACAGTTCGGTCGCAGATAACGTCGTTGCCGCTGATGCTGGTTGGCCCCAGGGCCTTCGTCACCTGAATCTGGAACACGTCGGCCACGCTTTTCGCGCCGCAGGCTACGTCGGTGGCGGTTACTACCACGTCGTAGGGTGTGGCGCGGCCGTTGCCGCACTGGGTGTTGAACACAAACTGCCCGTTGACGGCACCCGCCCCCTGGATGGTGGCGCTGCCGGTCACGGCGCCCGGCAGCACGGTGCCCTGGCTGCCGGCGAAGGTGGCATTGAACGGGCCGCTGCCATCAAGCAGCACGCTGTTGACACGCAGGTTGATGGGGTTGCCATCGGCATCAGTGGCGCCCAGGTTGAAGCTGACCGGCTGGCCTTCCTCCACGGTAAACAGCCGCGGCTGCGCGGTGGTGGCGGCCGTAAACTGCGGCGAGTTGTTGGGCGAGCAGGTGCGCGACACCAGCTGAATTTCGCGCCTCGTCGAGCCAATCAAAACCTCCGCGCCGTTGATGGTGCGGTATTCCTTGACTTCCACGGCCACCACATAGCGGCCCACGCGTGAGGTGGCGTAGCGGCTGATGCCGTTGCTGGCATTTAGAAAGGCGTAGTTGCCGGCGCCGGTGCCAAACGGTGTGGTGGCCGAGAAGCCGCCGGTGTTGGCATACGTGACGCTGGGCGGCGCCACAAAGGTGGCTGCTGAGCCCTGGTTGCCGTTGTAGGGGGTGCTGAACGAGTAAATCAGCCGGTCACCGTCGGGGTCGACGGCGTTGTTGACCAGAATGCTGGTGTCGCCCTGGCAGATAACGACGACGGCCGTATCGGAGAAGGTAGGCGAGGAGTTGGGCAGCAGCGGCGGCGCCATTTCCACAAACAGCGTCTGGTTCTGGTTGCTGGGGTTCTGCAGGTTGTCGATGTTGAAGTTGCGCGTGCCGTCGGTGTACACGGCGTAGTAGCCATCAAACGACACGGGCAGGTTCACGATGGCCTCGTAGCGGGCCAGGCGCACGGGCGGTACCGAGCCGGGCGGGATGCTGCAGCCGCCGGGCTGCGGCGGCGTGATGCTGGGGTTGGAAATGCGCGGCAGCCGGAACGTGCCCGCCTGCTGCTGGTCGTTCTGGATGGGGTTCTGCAGCGTCGAGCAGCTGACCTGCGTGCAGGGGAAGGTGTTGGCCCCTTCGTTGCTGGCAATGCGCTGCCGGGTGGCTTTGTCGTAGATGTTGAGGAAGATGTTGCAACGCCCGTCGGGCACGTTGGACTGCGTGCTGGACGAGCCGCCAGCCGGCGGGCATTCCCAGTTCAGATACACAAGCACCGTAACGCGGTACCGGTAGCGGGCGTTGGCCGGGCCGTTGGCATCCAGATACTGATAGCGCATCTCGCCGCCCAATAGGTGAGAGGCAACGGCCCACCCGGGGCTCAGCCCTGCCAGCAGCAACAGGAAGCATATGGCGCGGAGTACAGTTTGGCGCATATAAAGTAATGAGGTAATGAGGGAGAGAGGAGACAGGGAATAGGTGATAGGAGTGATGTGTGACAGGAAAGAACGTCATTCCGAGCCTGCGAGGAATGACGTTCGGCTTCTCACCTCATCACCAAAAATCACTCAACTTATTGCAGTTGCACGCGGCGCACGGCGGTCTGGCCGTCGGCATTTTGCAGGCGCAGTACATACAGGCCGCGGGGCAGGCCGGCCAAGTTCAGCTCGGCATCCTGGCTGGGGCTCAGGCGCAGGGTGGTTTCCTGAACCAGGGCTCCAAGCAGGTTCTCCACCCGCACGGCGTAGGTGCCGGCCGCCGTGGGGTCAGGCAGGCGCAGGTGCAGGCGGCCATCGGTAGTGGGGTTCGGGAACACGCTCAGGGCGGGCAGCGTGCGGGCCTCCATCGACGACTGCGGCTGGCTGACCAGCACCGAGTAGTCCTCGGTTTCCGAGTTGTTCTGGTTTACCTGGCAGGGGTTGGGCGTGGGCAGGTTGTTGAGGCGCACCATCACCCGCATGCGCGTCAGGCCCCGGAAAGCCGGGTTAGTAGGCACTGTGAAGCCCGCCGTGAGGGTCGTGGCCGACGTGGCCGTGTTGGCCAGCAGCTCCGAGGCCTCAAACGTGCCGTTGCGGTTCCAGTCAACCCAGGCCCAGAGCAGGTGCTGGAAGTTGGCATTCACGCTCATGTCCAGGAAGGTGTTGGTGCCCTGGTACAGCGGAATCACCTTGTCCACGAAGTTGCCGTAGCCGTTGGCGTTGGCGCCCGAAGTGTTGGTGAAGTCGATGGCCGTGCCGCGGCGCGTGGCCACGGTGGTCAGCCATATATTGGGGGTGGTGCCGGTGGCCTCACAGTAGCGCACGCAGGGCACCATCAGCACCACGGCGTTGGTTTTGCTGATTGTGTTGGAGCCGAAGGCATTGGTGGTGGTGAGCGTGACAGTGAAGGCCCCGCCGGTGGCATACTGGTGGCTGGGGTTCTGCAGGGTGCTGGTGGTGTTGTCGCCGAAGTTCCAGAGCCAGCTGGTGGGCGCGTTCTGGCTCTGGTCGGTGAACTGCACCGGGTTCTGGCAGTTGCCGGGCACGTGGTTGGAGCTGAACGCCGCCACCGGTGGGGTTGTGTTGGCGCGCACTGTCACGGTATAGTCCTCAATCTGGCCCAGCTGCGGCGTGGCGCAGGCCGTGGCGGCCCCGCCCACGAAGTCGGCCAGCACCCGCAGGCGCAGCGGCACATTCTTGAGCGCCGTGGCCGGAATCAGCACTGTACCGGCCGGATTGGTGCGGTTAAGGGCTGTGTACAGCAGCTCGTTGCTCGTGAAGATGCCGTCATTATTAAGGTCCAGCCACACCCGGATATCCTGCGGATTGGTGGCGGTGCCAAAGCTGATGGGGTAGGAGTTGCCTTCGGTCAGCTGCGCCCGGCTGGTGCAGGTGAAGTCCTCGTAGCTGGCCTGCCCATCTTGGGAAGTCTTGCTAAGCGGGCCCAGCGTAAACTGCGTGATGCCGTAGCCGCAGCAATAGGCCGCCGTGGTGGGGGTGCAGGAAGCGGCCACCGGCACGGCGTTGTCATACACGATGTAGCTGGCGCGGGTGCGCACGTTGCTACCGGCCGCGTTGGTAGCCGTGAGCGTGACGGTGTAGGTGCCCGGCGTAGAGTAGCAGTGGTTGGGGCTTTGCTGAGTGCTGGTGGTGTTGTCGCCGAAGTTCCAGAGCCAGCTGGTAGGCGCGTTCTGGCTCTGGTCGGTGAACTGCACGCAGCCCGAGCAGGTCAGGGTCTGGTTTGCCACGAACTCGGCTACGGGCGCCGCCGTGTTGGCCTGCACCGTCACAGCGTAATCTTCGGTCTGCGAATATTGGGACGTGCTGCACGGGCCCGGAATGGGCGCATTTACGTAGTCGGCGGCCACACGCAGGCGCAGGCGGGTGCCCAGCACCGCCGAGGCGGGCAGCGAGATGGTGCCGGTGTGTACCCGGGCCGAAATGGAGCTGAACACCATTTCGGTGGTGGGGTTGAGGGTGCCGTCGTTGTTGAGGTCCAGCCACACGCGCACGTTCTCGTTGGCATTAGCGTTGGTGCGGATGCTGATAGGGTAGCTCTGGCCCGCCGTAAGCGTGGTGCCCACCGTGCAGGAGTAGTCCTGAAAGCCTTCCTGAACACCGCCGGTGGTGCTGTTGATGGTGCCCAGCGTCACGTTGAGAATGCCCATCCCAAAGGGTATGTTGGAGGCTGGTGCCGCGCCGGGCGTGCAGGCAC
Proteins encoded in this region:
- a CDS encoding GEVED domain-containing protein → MITTLRIRRSAPFLLCSLLGLLPLGSTAWAQCPATASACTPGAAPASNIPFGMGILNVTLGTINSTTGGVQEGFQDYSCTVGTTLTAGQSYPISIRTNANANENVRVWLDLNNDGTLNPTTEMVFSSISARVHTGTISLPASAVLGTRLRLRVAADYVNAPIPGPCSTSQYSQTEDYAVTVQANTAAPVAEFVANQTLTCSGCVQFTDQSQNAPTSWLWNFGDNTTSTQQSPNHCYSTPGTYTVTLTATNAAGSNVRTRASYIVYDNAVPVAASCTPTTAAYCCGYGITQFTLGPLSKTSQDGQASYEDFTCTSRAQLTEGNSYPISFGTATNPQDIRVWLDLNNDGIFTSNELLYTALNRTNPAGTVLIPATALKNVPLRLRVLADFVGGAATACATPQLGQIEDYTVTVRANTTPPVAAFSSNHVPGNCQNPVQFTDQSQNAPTSWLWNFGDNTTSTLQNPSHQYATGGAFTVTLTTTNAFGSNTISKTNAVVLMVPCVRYCEATGTTPNIWLTTVATRRGTAIDFTNTSGANANGYGNFVDKVIPLYQGTNTFLDMSVNANFQHLLWAWVDWNRNGTFEASELLANTATSATTLTAGFTVPTNPAFRGLTRMRVMVRLNNLPTPNPCQVNQNNSETEDYSVLVSQPQSSMEARTLPALSVFPNPTTDGRLHLRLPDPTAAGTYAVRVENLLGALVQETTLRLSPSQDAELNLAGLPRGLYVLRLQNADGQTAVRRVQLQ